From the Octadecabacter antarcticus 307 genome, one window contains:
- a CDS encoding dynamin family protein, which translates to MEQYADMIREFYSDPLDPLAKQFMFRRPPTIGELRRPPQVLMLGNHSSGKSTFVNHLLGMEVQKTGVAPTDDNFTIITYGPHETDRDGPSVVSNPDLPYEGLRHFGDQLVSHIRLKLQPADLLRTVTLIDSPGMIDEAKEENGRGFDFPGVVRWFADRADLVMIFFDPDKPGTTGETLQVFKESLNGIDHKLLIVLNKMDQCQNLHDFARAYGALCWNLGKVIPRKDLPMIYNTFVPLEGKPKSELPLEDFDKARNDLINELRRAPTRRMDNQITQMQAFAERLRLHVFVIDEAARRYRRSRERSYATLVLLFAALGVGAFVTGFILAIPALAVVAAAAAALLELVSLPRKKKRLINQFDEIFEGLHDRELLVRDRAEDLRAMWEEVHPRAREVAEKRGLQSFEKMNWLDREVLNELIEQDIPRLRSELYDALRNVSLDVSPPSEGQPAVEESADLEEQPTVPVAPNDRGSFSWGKRNPG; encoded by the coding sequence ATGGAACAGTACGCAGATATGATCCGGGAGTTCTATAGCGACCCTCTCGACCCCCTTGCAAAGCAGTTCATGTTCCGACGCCCCCCGACCATCGGGGAGCTACGGCGTCCTCCGCAGGTGCTTATGCTTGGCAATCACTCGTCGGGCAAGTCCACCTTCGTGAATCATTTGCTTGGTATGGAGGTGCAGAAGACCGGCGTTGCGCCAACCGACGACAACTTCACGATCATCACGTATGGCCCACACGAAACTGACCGCGACGGCCCCTCGGTCGTCAGCAATCCAGACCTACCTTACGAAGGCCTGCGCCACTTCGGCGACCAGCTTGTCTCTCATATCCGCTTGAAGTTGCAACCGGCCGACCTGCTTCGCACTGTGACGCTCATCGACAGCCCTGGAATGATCGACGAAGCAAAAGAAGAAAATGGTCGGGGCTTCGACTTTCCCGGAGTCGTCCGCTGGTTCGCCGATCGCGCAGATCTGGTGATGATCTTCTTTGATCCGGACAAGCCAGGCACGACCGGCGAGACACTGCAGGTGTTCAAGGAGTCGCTTAACGGGATCGATCACAAGCTGCTGATTGTTTTGAACAAAATGGATCAGTGCCAAAACCTGCACGACTTCGCCCGCGCTTATGGTGCGCTGTGTTGGAACTTGGGCAAGGTCATTCCGCGCAAAGACTTGCCTATGATCTACAACACCTTTGTGCCGCTTGAGGGAAAGCCTAAATCAGAGCTGCCGTTGGAAGACTTCGATAAGGCCCGGAACGACCTGATCAATGAGCTCCGCCGTGCCCCAACGCGCCGGATGGACAATCAGATCACGCAAATGCAGGCCTTTGCCGAGCGGCTGCGCCTGCACGTCTTTGTCATCGATGAGGCCGCGAGGCGGTACAGACGATCGCGGGAACGCTCTTATGCCACCCTGGTGCTTCTGTTCGCCGCCCTTGGCGTTGGTGCTTTTGTAACCGGCTTTATCCTCGCGATTCCTGCACTGGCCGTCGTCGCGGCCGCTGCCGCCGCGCTCCTCGAATTGGTGTCTTTACCCCGCAAGAAGAAACGCCTTATCAATCAGTTTGACGAGATTTTCGAAGGGCTCCATGATCGTGAATTGTTGGTGCGCGACCGGGCGGAAGATCTGCGCGCGATGTGGGAAGAGGTGCACCCGCGGGCCCGTGAGGTCGCCGAAAAGCGCGGATTGCAGTCTTTTGAGAAAATGAACTGGCTGGATCGCGAGGTTCTCAACGAGTTAATTGAACAGGACATTCCGAGGTTGCGGAGCGAATTGTATGACGCGTTGCGAAATGTCTCTCTCGACGTCAGCCCACCGAGCGAAGGACAGCCCGCCGTAGAAGAATCGGCCGATCTAGAAGAACAGCCCACTGTACCTGTGGCGCCGAACGATCGGGGCTCTTTCAGCTGGGGAAAACGGAACCCGGGCTAA
- a CDS encoding sigma-70 family RNA polymerase sigma factor — MSVRKELESGIHDYVTSLRRYALVLTRNGDAAEDLVQETLVKAIGASDSWQLGTDLRVWMFRIMHNTHVSERRRHQVREQAKPMLPKPVDTTDPTMRIELQQVLDALDQLPEAQRQPIVLIALQQMSYAEAARVLDVPLGTFYSRIGRGRTTLRRIVEELKPTPPNLVVCTEKNG, encoded by the coding sequence GTGAGCGTACGCAAAGAGCTTGAAAGTGGTATACATGACTATGTGACCAGTCTAAGACGATATGCGCTTGTTCTGACCCGCAACGGCGACGCGGCAGAGGATCTTGTACAGGAAACGCTGGTTAAGGCGATCGGCGCTTCGGACAGCTGGCAGCTCGGTACCGACCTTCGGGTCTGGATGTTTCGCATCATGCACAACACGCACGTGAGCGAGCGTCGTCGCCATCAGGTGCGCGAGCAGGCAAAGCCTATGCTGCCAAAGCCGGTAGACACAACTGACCCGACCATGCGGATTGAGCTGCAGCAGGTTCTTGATGCGCTTGACCAACTCCCCGAGGCGCAGCGGCAGCCCATCGTCCTCATCGCTCTGCAACAGATGAGCTATGCCGAGGCCGCGCGTGTTCTCGATGTGCCGCTTGGCACGTTTTACAGTCGGATAGGCCGAGGGCGCACAACCCTACGCCGGATCGTTGAGGAATTGAAACCGACGCCACCCAACCTGGTTGTTTGTACGGAGAAAAACGGATGA
- a CDS encoding anti-sigma factor family protein has protein sequence MTENLNMGLNAYLDGELGPEEAAEIEAQLDVDPEARAQFDAFSRQKAQISEAVNFLDEKPQNLETARLERRLSSAIQRRSTPHGAIAFNAWSRIGSQIAAACAFVAFGWWGHGALSPQASGLPEYVSEALGAHLVFAEDALHPAEFTGDAIDDATEWFSEKVGVPIAAPNLSEHGMVLVGSRLLGTKEGPLAQFIYENANGGRYSLTLSRHLVDQPVSAFQMAEYPSRSVGYWSTSDIDFALVGDSDLGLIQTMAQNLGGSL, from the coding sequence ATGACAGAAAATCTAAATATGGGCTTGAACGCCTATCTTGACGGCGAACTCGGACCCGAGGAAGCCGCAGAGATCGAAGCGCAATTAGACGTGGATCCTGAGGCACGCGCTCAGTTTGATGCCTTTTCCCGACAGAAGGCTCAAATCAGCGAAGCTGTGAATTTCCTCGATGAGAAACCCCAGAATCTTGAGACCGCGCGGCTTGAGCGCCGTCTTTCATCAGCCATTCAACGGCGCAGCACGCCGCACGGGGCAATCGCGTTCAATGCATGGAGCCGCATAGGGTCTCAGATAGCTGCGGCCTGCGCGTTTGTGGCGTTCGGCTGGTGGGGGCATGGCGCATTATCACCGCAGGCCTCAGGCTTGCCCGAATACGTATCCGAAGCGTTGGGGGCCCATCTCGTCTTTGCAGAGGACGCGCTGCACCCCGCAGAGTTCACCGGCGACGCGATTGATGACGCGACAGAGTGGTTCTCTGAAAAGGTTGGTGTGCCCATAGCTGCGCCAAACCTCTCAGAGCATGGCATGGTACTAGTCGGGTCGCGCCTTCTGGGAACGAAGGAAGGACCACTTGCGCAATTCATTTATGAAAACGCAAATGGGGGACGATATTCTCTTACACTAAGTAGACATCTCGTCGACCAACCAGTTTCGGCGTTTCAGATGGCGGAATACCCAAGCCGTTCAGTGGGGTATTGGAGTACATCAGATATCGATTTTGCACTGGTTGGCGATAGCGATTTGGGATTGATACAAACAATGGCGCAAAATTTGGGTGGAAGCCTCTGA
- a CDS encoding Na+/H+ antiporter subunit E has product MVLIFLWAGFHWGDSASWTVGVPMALIGGALTLFLPSSAPFRLSPVAGLRFAKFVIVGILRGAIDVSRRSLSPQSLQPGCLSWRTHLPQGRPRRLFAVAITLLPGTLTAQIEDDMLTVHALDLSDATRAELKALESRIAEFYRLDHTEMVP; this is encoded by the coding sequence ATGGTGCTCATCTTCCTTTGGGCCGGGTTCCACTGGGGCGACTCGGCAAGTTGGACGGTGGGGGTCCCTATGGCACTGATCGGCGGGGCGCTTACACTGTTCTTGCCATCCTCCGCGCCGTTCCGCCTCTCACCCGTCGCCGGGCTGCGCTTTGCCAAATTCGTCATCGTCGGAATCCTACGCGGCGCGATCGATGTAAGCCGGCGCAGCTTATCGCCGCAGTCGCTCCAGCCAGGGTGCCTATCTTGGCGTACACACCTGCCCCAGGGTCGACCGCGTCGACTGTTTGCAGTGGCGATCACGCTTCTGCCGGGTACGCTGACCGCCCAGATTGAGGATGACATGCTCACGGTACATGCACTCGACCTGTCGGATGCCACGCGCGCCGAACTCAAAGCGCTCGAGTCGCGCATCGCCGAATTCTACAGACTTGATCACACGGAAATGGTGCCATGA
- a CDS encoding monovalent cation/H+ antiporter complex subunit F produces the protein MILNFLALCALVATLAALPRLIVGPTAADRILAAQLAGTGTVATLIVLGVAGNAPELFDTALVFAALSAVTGLAFVALRKPRP, from the coding sequence ATGATCCTGAATTTTCTCGCGCTTTGCGCGCTTGTTGCCACGCTTGCCGCCTTGCCCAGGCTCATTGTTGGCCCGACTGCCGCAGACCGCATCCTTGCCGCACAACTTGCCGGGACAGGAACGGTCGCAACGCTGATCGTTCTTGGTGTGGCGGGTAATGCGCCTGAATTGTTTGATACAGCGCTCGTTTTTGCCGCACTTTCTGCTGTAACGGGGCTTGCCTTCGTCGCCCTAAGGAAACCTCGGCCATGA
- a CDS encoding cation:proton antiporter — MTVILDVLGLTLMAFGVGFLLIAALAVWRLPDALSRLHALTKADSAGLTLIALGAVCLKGRLDALLALGLCVVLVALSGATLGHLIARSHLPEDDIE, encoded by the coding sequence ATGACGGTGATTTTGGATGTGCTGGGCCTGACGCTGATGGCTTTTGGCGTGGGTTTCCTGTTGATTGCGGCTTTGGCAGTATGGCGCCTTCCAGATGCTTTGTCTCGGCTCCACGCGCTGACAAAGGCGGATTCCGCTGGATTGACCTTAATCGCACTGGGAGCCGTCTGTCTTAAAGGACGTCTGGACGCACTTCTGGCTCTTGGTCTTTGCGTCGTATTGGTGGCGCTGTCGGGCGCAACCTTGGGCCATCTCATCGCGCGTTCACATCTACCCGAGGATGACATCGAATGA
- a CDS encoding hydrogenase subunit MbhD domain-containing protein, translating into MSLAFDILLALGIFFTAGAALGTHDRIASVTGFVVTGLLVALSFVRLGAPDVALAEAAIGAGLTGALLLRSARRLKPAENRISPPVHRFFAALIASAFAGAVAWAVYTASGTAVYPALVSERLAESGVTNPVTAVLLNFRVWDTLLEIVVLFVALVLVRIVAPAFPQPSALGQLMLPFARIIVPMCAFLAGHLLWQGASVPGGAFQAGAMLAGGLLVLLLGGFAVPTTRLLAWGTMLAFAGLAVFTLAALGTEALTGTLLLYPDGAEKVWIIAIESALTLSIAAMLCLLFCGTPRRPLK; encoded by the coding sequence ATGAGTTTGGCATTTGATATTTTGCTCGCCCTTGGCATCTTCTTTACGGCTGGTGCCGCACTGGGCACGCACGATCGTATCGCTTCCGTTACGGGCTTTGTGGTAACTGGACTTTTGGTTGCTCTGTCTTTCGTGCGCCTCGGAGCGCCCGATGTGGCACTCGCTGAAGCTGCAATCGGCGCTGGCCTGACTGGAGCGTTACTGCTGCGAAGTGCCCGTCGTTTGAAGCCAGCGGAAAACCGCATATCGCCCCCTGTTCATCGGTTTTTTGCGGCGTTAATCGCGAGTGCTTTCGCCGGCGCGGTTGCTTGGGCCGTTTACACGGCGTCAGGTACCGCCGTCTATCCAGCGCTCGTTAGCGAACGGCTGGCCGAAAGCGGCGTGACCAATCCCGTGACGGCGGTTCTTCTAAATTTTCGTGTTTGGGACACCTTGCTTGAAATTGTAGTGCTGTTCGTAGCGCTCGTTCTGGTGCGCATCGTCGCGCCTGCCTTTCCACAACCCAGCGCCTTGGGGCAGTTAATGCTGCCGTTCGCGCGCATCATTGTGCCGATGTGCGCCTTTCTCGCCGGACATTTGCTTTGGCAGGGCGCAAGCGTTCCAGGTGGTGCCTTTCAAGCCGGGGCGATGTTGGCCGGCGGACTGCTTGTGCTGTTGCTGGGCGGTTTTGCAGTGCCTACGACGCGCCTCCTAGCATGGGGAACGATGCTCGCTTTTGCCGGACTTGCAGTGTTCACACTTGCCGCACTTGGAACTGAGGCTTTGACGGGCACACTCCTGCTCTACCCCGACGGTGCTGAAAAAGTCTGGATCATCGCAATCGAGTCGGCACTCACGCTTTCCATTGCCGCCATGCTCTGCCTGCTGTTCTGCGGCACGCCCCGGAGGCCCCTAAAATGA
- a CDS encoding NADH-quinone oxidoreductase subunit K, which yields MTSELIYICAGSSLVGLALYRLATYGDMLLRVLSLNVLAIGIAVLIFASARNAGMTDPVPQAFVLTGIVVLVGVTAALLALAERIDGHDDE from the coding sequence ATGACGTCCGAGCTGATTTATATCTGCGCTGGGTCTAGCCTAGTCGGTCTGGCACTTTACCGACTTGCCACCTATGGCGACATGCTTTTGCGCGTCCTGTCGCTGAACGTGCTGGCAATCGGAATTGCAGTGCTTATTTTTGCGTCTGCGCGGAACGCGGGCATGACCGATCCAGTGCCGCAGGCCTTCGTTCTGACGGGAATCGTTGTACTTGTCGGGGTCACTGCTGCGCTGTTGGCTCTGGCTGAACGGATCGACGGGCACGATGATGAGTGA
- a CDS encoding complex I subunit 5 family protein, with protein MMSEISLLVLLPLLAAVGAAATPRASGLWGLPTTALTAVIALWLALDILQDGARVVAIGGWAAPLGIVFVADGLAALMLLMTSGVGVAVALQATSWGVWPSSRIDEEKASLRAGFWPLWLATLGAMNSLFLSGDLFNIYVAFEILGLTAVGLTALKGTPSALRAAFDYLSAGLSGSLLLLLGVAMAYSATGRVDIEAVPMLAETAAGRISLALLVAGLAVKAALFPLHFWMPAAHSSAEPLASALLSALVVKAALYVILRISIEGGAGIEALRLALALMGTGAMLWGSWGALRAARLKLLVAHSTVAQIGLIALAIGVAGDTLQQNGLWQAAALLMLSHALAKAAMFVAVGRIAEELGHDYISGLNRKEIRPGAAEFAFAIASVSLIGLPPTAGFIGKWILIDGLIARDAWIWVALILIGTALSAAYLYRVVSRCLRGGPHIAPAAHNPAWHTGDITALGLATSALVLGLASAFPLTLLEITVK; from the coding sequence ATGATGAGTGAAATTTCATTGCTCGTCTTGCTGCCCTTGCTTGCCGCTGTCGGCGCGGCGGCGACCCCGCGCGCTTCTGGGCTTTGGGGCCTACCAACCACTGCTCTGACTGCCGTTATTGCCCTGTGGCTGGCGCTGGATATTCTCCAAGATGGCGCGCGCGTTGTCGCAATCGGCGGTTGGGCCGCACCGCTCGGGATCGTTTTTGTCGCAGACGGGCTTGCGGCATTGATGTTGCTCATGACGTCAGGGGTCGGCGTGGCGGTGGCTCTTCAGGCAACAAGCTGGGGCGTTTGGCCGTCAAGCCGCATAGACGAAGAAAAAGCATCGCTGCGTGCTGGTTTCTGGCCACTCTGGCTCGCGACACTTGGTGCTATGAACTCCTTGTTCCTATCCGGTGACCTCTTCAATATCTATGTCGCCTTCGAGATCCTGGGCCTGACTGCCGTCGGCCTGACGGCGCTGAAGGGCACGCCCAGCGCGTTGCGTGCAGCCTTCGACTACCTAAGCGCAGGCCTCTCAGGCAGCCTTCTGCTGTTGCTCGGCGTGGCGATGGCCTACAGCGCAACTGGGCGCGTGGATATTGAGGCGGTGCCGATGTTGGCCGAAACGGCCGCAGGACGGATCTCGCTTGCGCTTCTTGTCGCCGGTCTTGCTGTCAAGGCCGCGCTCTTTCCTCTACATTTTTGGATGCCTGCGGCCCATTCGAGCGCGGAACCGTTGGCCAGTGCTCTGTTGTCGGCCCTTGTGGTCAAGGCCGCGCTTTATGTCATCCTTCGCATCTCGATTGAGGGTGGCGCAGGCATAGAGGCTCTGCGCCTCGCGCTCGCGTTGATGGGGACTGGCGCGATGCTTTGGGGGTCGTGGGGCGCGCTTCGCGCCGCGCGGCTCAAGCTGCTGGTTGCACATTCGACAGTCGCGCAAATCGGCCTGATCGCGCTGGCAATTGGCGTCGCAGGCGACACCTTGCAGCAAAATGGTCTTTGGCAGGCCGCAGCACTTTTGATGCTGTCGCATGCACTTGCCAAGGCGGCGATGTTCGTCGCTGTCGGGCGCATCGCCGAAGAACTAGGACACGACTACATCTCAGGTTTAAACCGCAAAGAGATCCGCCCCGGCGCTGCAGAGTTTGCCTTTGCCATCGCCTCAGTCAGCCTAATCGGCTTGCCACCCACCGCTGGATTCATCGGCAAGTGGATTCTGATAGACGGGCTCATCGCGCGAGACGCATGGATTTGGGTCGCACTGATCCTGATAGGAACGGCGCTTTCGGCTGCCTATCTTTACCGCGTCGTGTCGCGTTGCCTACGGGGTGGCCCGCATATTGCCCCCGCCGCACATAATCCGGCTTGGCACACAGGCGATATCACTGCCCTTGGGCTTGCCACGTCGGCTCTGGTCCTTGGCCTTGCCTCGGCATTCCCGCTCACTCTTCTGGAGATCACTGTAAAATGA
- a CDS encoding complex I subunit 5 family protein — MSEFLPVAILMTSLGVAPIILMIPEHASRLRSIVNLTAASVKVALVVWLTFVVVQGGSPDLRFTVAPGLDLHLQADALSVLFLALSAILWLITTVYAIGYLENGVDRSRFFGFFTLCVASTVGIAMSGNLFTFLIFFELLTLATYPLVVHRGTAEAHRAGRIYLAYTLGGGLALTLGTIWLYTLAGEVTFTPRGVLVGDLAQTDAIALIAIFVLLIAGVGVKAALVPLHGWLPLSMVAPAPVSALLHAVAVVKAGAFGIMRIVYDVFGVENVQALGLATPLALLAAATIIWGSVCALRQDDLKKRLAYSTISQVSYITLGIALVSPLAAIGGLTHLIHQGIMKITLFLAAGNFAEAHGVKTVSAMNGMGRLMPVSMLAFTIGALGMIGIPPLAGFLSKWYLVAGGLEAGQPAVIALLVGSSLLNAAYFLPILYRAWFLDPPEIGPVRRTLGWMLVLPPAVTAALVVAAGLFANAPFSPLGWTRFIVSLEYL, encoded by the coding sequence ATGAGCGAGTTCCTACCCGTCGCAATCTTGATGACATCGCTCGGTGTCGCGCCGATCATCCTGATGATCCCAGAGCATGCCAGCCGGCTGAGGTCGATCGTAAATCTCACCGCGGCGAGCGTAAAGGTCGCGCTGGTCGTCTGGCTGACGTTCGTGGTCGTGCAGGGTGGATCGCCCGATCTACGTTTCACGGTCGCACCGGGGCTGGACCTGCATCTACAGGCTGATGCGCTATCGGTTTTGTTCCTTGCCCTTTCAGCAATCCTGTGGCTGATTACCACCGTCTACGCGATCGGGTATCTGGAAAACGGGGTGGATCGCAGCCGCTTTTTTGGCTTCTTCACCTTGTGTGTGGCGTCAACCGTGGGCATCGCGATGTCTGGCAATCTCTTTACCTTCTTGATCTTCTTTGAACTGCTGACACTTGCCACCTACCCACTGGTTGTCCATCGCGGCACGGCCGAGGCGCATCGCGCAGGCAGGATTTATCTTGCCTATACGCTTGGTGGGGGGCTTGCGCTGACGCTTGGTACGATCTGGCTATATACATTGGCGGGTGAGGTGACGTTCACGCCGCGCGGCGTGCTGGTGGGCGATCTTGCGCAGACCGACGCTATCGCGCTGATCGCCATCTTTGTGCTGCTGATCGCGGGCGTCGGCGTCAAGGCGGCTCTGGTGCCGCTGCACGGCTGGTTGCCACTATCAATGGTCGCCCCCGCACCGGTCAGCGCACTCCTACACGCAGTCGCCGTCGTAAAGGCGGGTGCGTTCGGCATCATGCGCATCGTCTATGATGTCTTTGGGGTGGAAAACGTGCAAGCGCTGGGTCTTGCCACACCGCTCGCCCTACTGGCCGCTGCCACGATAATATGGGGTTCTGTTTGCGCTTTGAGACAGGACGATCTGAAAAAACGGCTCGCTTATTCGACCATCAGCCAAGTCAGCTACATCACGCTTGGGATTGCACTCGTCTCACCTTTGGCGGCGATTGGCGGGCTGACGCACTTGATCCATCAGGGCATCATGAAAATCACGCTGTTCCTTGCGGCTGGCAACTTTGCCGAAGCGCACGGGGTCAAGACGGTAAGCGCAATGAATGGCATGGGCCGCCTCATGCCCGTCTCGATGCTTGCCTTTACGATCGGCGCCCTCGGGATGATCGGCATCCCACCCCTCGCTGGATTTCTGAGCAAATGGTATTTGGTTGCCGGTGGTCTTGAGGCGGGGCAACCTGCGGTCATTGCACTGCTTGTGGGGTCCAGCCTGCTGAACGCCGCCTATTTCCTGCCAATCCTCTATCGGGCATGGTTTCTCGATCCACCAGAGATTGGACCAGTCCGCCGCACTCTCGGCTGGATGCTTGTCTTGCCGCCAGCTGTAACCGCTGCTCTGGTCGTTGCCGCCGGTCTTTTTGCAAACGCGCCATTCAGCCCACTTGGCTGGACCCGCTTTATCGTTTCTTTGGAATACCTATGA
- a CDS encoding proton-conducting transporter transmembrane domain-containing protein, producing MIEVPLWLVPAAPMVLVLALCIPVLRPCVRALVPLAPLPALLAALADPGPVPLRLDWLLLGTDFAVTETAAPFLVFTALLWGLAGWQMMRLMAHDEHGEFVQNRTTFCFLFAMAGNLGLLIVQDMAAFYTFFAMMSLASWGLVLHGGGVAQTFAGRIYIAFAIVGEVALFAGLAIGAFAVGDLQLSSMKGETVPLLATVLASIGFLIKLGAVPLHLWLPVAHAAAPAPASAVLSGAMLKAGLFGLISVLPLGQIALPEIAVAFAAMALAGLILAPILGLVQGDPKAVLAYSSIGQMSLILLGLAAALAAPETWPLIAPAVVFLAVHHAFAKAALFLGVPAVWATQRPAARFAVLALMALPALTLAGIPGTSGWLAKDALKTALGDAPEGWTIWLGAALFVASLGTALLMLRALFLLARAAYKPEIARDVALPWFAMTALVIFGLAIADITPDAANATTVADLLPFATAGVLAALFGMVFHTAGLRLEPAAPGELLGFVRGASRPELALKLMSPNPARTLYIRRPAAFGRRPAAALLRPERGAFAILGIVVGLALLMVLTPAPAQLVPSLPEVVRQNWTAC from the coding sequence ATGATCGAAGTCCCTCTTTGGCTTGTGCCCGCTGCGCCGATGGTGCTGGTTCTTGCACTCTGCATTCCAGTCCTGCGGCCCTGTGTTCGCGCACTGGTGCCACTGGCACCGCTACCGGCATTACTGGCGGCACTTGCCGATCCGGGCCCTGTGCCGCTGCGCCTCGACTGGCTGCTGCTCGGAACTGACTTTGCAGTAACCGAAACCGCCGCACCCTTTTTAGTGTTCACAGCACTTCTCTGGGGACTTGCAGGGTGGCAGATGATGCGGCTGATGGCACACGATGAACATGGTGAATTCGTCCAGAACCGTACCACCTTTTGTTTTCTTTTTGCTATGGCGGGCAATCTAGGCCTCTTGATAGTGCAGGACATGGCCGCGTTCTATACTTTCTTCGCGATGATGAGCCTTGCCTCCTGGGGGTTGGTGCTGCACGGCGGCGGTGTGGCGCAGACCTTTGCAGGACGGATCTATATCGCCTTTGCCATCGTCGGGGAGGTTGCACTTTTTGCAGGTCTGGCGATCGGTGCCTTCGCCGTGGGTGATTTGCAGCTGTCTTCTATGAAGGGCGAAACCGTACCCTTGCTAGCAACGGTTCTGGCGTCGATCGGGTTCCTGATTAAACTTGGCGCCGTGCCCCTGCATCTTTGGCTGCCAGTGGCACATGCCGCGGCCCCTGCCCCGGCAAGCGCTGTGCTGTCGGGGGCGATGTTAAAAGCCGGACTGTTCGGTCTAATCTCCGTGCTGCCGCTGGGCCAAATCGCACTACCTGAAATCGCTGTGGCGTTCGCCGCGATGGCGCTGGCCGGCCTTATCCTCGCGCCCATCCTTGGGTTGGTTCAAGGAGATCCCAAAGCGGTGCTCGCCTATTCCAGTATTGGCCAGATGAGCCTAATCCTGCTGGGATTGGCCGCAGCACTTGCCGCGCCCGAAACGTGGCCTCTGATCGCCCCGGCAGTTGTTTTTCTGGCTGTCCACCACGCGTTTGCAAAGGCAGCGCTGTTCCTTGGCGTTCCAGCGGTCTGGGCCACGCAAAGGCCTGCGGCGCGCTTTGCAGTTCTGGCTCTGATGGCGCTGCCCGCACTGACCCTTGCAGGGATCCCCGGCACGAGTGGCTGGCTGGCCAAGGACGCCCTGAAGACCGCGCTTGGGGATGCGCCTGAAGGATGGACAATCTGGCTTGGCGCCGCGCTTTTTGTAGCAAGCCTCGGGACCGCACTTCTGATGCTGCGCGCACTCTTCTTGCTGGCACGAGCAGCGTATAAACCCGAAATTGCGCGCGATGTCGCACTGCCGTGGTTTGCAATGACGGCACTGGTTATCTTTGGCCTCGCGATTGCCGACATTACGCCGGACGCAGCCAACGCCACCACAGTGGCCGACCTCCTGCCCTTTGCGACTGCAGGTGTTCTCGCAGCGCTGTTTGGCATGGTTTTCCACACTGCAGGGCTGCGCCTGGAACCTGCGGCTCCAGGTGAATTGCTTGGATTTGTGCGCGGCGCCTCGCGGCCAGAGCTGGCTCTCAAACTCATGTCGCCCAACCCAGCCCGCACTCTTTACATTCGCCGTCCCGCTGCTTTCGGTCGCCGCCCCGCTGCGGCCCTACTTCGGCCAGAGCGCGGGGCGTTCGCGATCCTGGGCATTGTGGTGGGACTGGCGCTTCTCATGGTGCTAACGCCAGCGCCCGCACAACTGGTACCTTCACTACCTGAAGTGGTCCGGCAAAACTGGACAGCGTGCTAA
- a CDS encoding transposase has protein sequence MTKRRNFSDNFKATVALEALRGDKTVQEIAAKRQLHPTQVSTWKRQAIEGMAGFFTDKVKSGLVTLTFRSLNSFMRPFVQMPRGFYHLATSACALDYKIR, from the coding sequence ATGACAAAGCGACGGAACTTTTCAGACAACTTTAAAGCTACTGTGGCGCTTGAGGCGCTGCGCGGTGACAAGACGGTTCAGGAGATTGCGGCCAAGCGGCAGCTCCACCCAACGCAGGTGAGCACATGGAAACGACAGGCGATCGAAGGCATGGCCGGGTTTTTTACCGACAAGGTCAAAAGTGGACTTGTCACGCTTACGTTCCGGTCTCTGAACTCTTTTATGCGGCCTTTCGTTCAAATGCCAAGGGGCTTTTACCACCTAGCGACGAGTGCCTGCGCCTTGGATTATAAAATCCGTTGA